A window of bacterium genomic DNA:
CGGACGCGATGGAGCTGGAGCTTCATGTGGTTGTCGCCGCTCCGCGCCATGTACCAGAGGAACCCGCCCTTCTCGTCCACCATGACGATCGGTCCGACCTCGAACGGATGGTTCGTGAGCGTCGCCAGCAGCTTCCCGCTCAGGTCGTAGAGGTAGTAGTTCCGGAAGCCCGTTCGCTCCGAGGCCCAGATGAAGCGCTTCCCATCCGCGAGGAACCGCATGGTCGGCGAGTTCTCGACCCAGCTCGCCGGCCACTCCTCCCGCACCACGACCCGGCACTTCGTCGTCTCCGGGTCGCACGCGGCCAGTTCCATCGCGTTCTGCCGCCGGTTCGTCCTGCGGATCAGCACCTCCCGCCCATCCGGCGTCCATTCGATCCCGTAGACGTAGTGCCCGACCACGTCGTCGGAGAACGGCTTGCCGTCCCGAACGTCGAGCCGGACGGTCTTCCGCGTGCCGAGGTCGTAGACCAGCACGTCGACGATGGGGTTCGGCGTCCCGGCCTTGGGATACGCCTCGATGTCCATCCGGCTCTGGATCTGCGTCTGGTCGAGCTGGAGGTAGTAGTCCTGGATGCCGCTCTCGTCGAAGCGGTAGAACGCGAGCTTCCGGCTGGACGGCGACCACCACATCGCCGTGGTCTGCCGCAGCTCTTCACCATAGACCCAGCTCGCGGTCCCGTACTTGACCCGCGTCTTCTCGTCGCCATCGGTCGTGACGGCGAACTCGTTGCCCTCGACCAGGTCCCGGATCCAGACGTTGCGGTCGCGGTAGAACGCCTGGTATCTGCCGTCCGGAGACTCCGCCGACTCGTACTGCCGGCCGCGCTCCGGCCTGGGGCGCCGGCCCAACGGCGACGGCTGCTGTGGGGTGCCGATCGCCGTGGCCCGGCGCGCCTCGACGTCGTACCGGTAGAGCGTGCCCTCCCACACGTACTCGAAGGAGCGGCCATCCTCGGCCCACGTCACGTTCAGCGCCCCCAGCTTCACCGACCGAGGGATCTCCGCCGCCATCGCTCGATAGCGCTCGTAGCCCGGCATGGTCCGCAGGCGGTCCTGCGCGGCGAGCGGCGCGTGCAGCACGGCGAACAGCGCCGGCGCGATCAGCGCCGCGCGAGCACGCACGGACGGGCGGGTCGGGGTCCTCATGCGGGCTGCTCCTTTCCTCGGGATCGTTCCTCGGGTCGAGACCGTTTTCGCTGAACGTCGGCGCCCGGCTCACGCTGGTCCGTTCGCCCTCGCGGCCAGCCGCTTCTGCACGACCGTCCAGCCGTCGCTCCCGCGCCGGACCAGCAGGTCCCACGTCTCGCGCAGGATCTGCCCGGCTTCGCCGCGGCCGTTGTGGTACAGCGTCACGCGGACCGGCAGGATCCCGTTCTGGATGGGCTGCTGCGGGTTCATGAAGTGGAACACGATGCCGTCGCCGGGAATGCGACACGTCTCCGGCCGGGACTTGTCCCGGCACTGGATCGCCTCCTCCGGATAGGCGATGGTCGCGCCGAACCGCTGCTGCACCTCCTCCAGCGTCGCTCTGGTGTGCCGCGCCCGGCCGACCAGCCCGAACTCCCGATCGCGCTGCGAGAGCTCCAGCCCCGGCGCCAGGTAGATCCGCCGGCCCGGCTCCGCGAACGCCGCGATCACCGCGGAGACCATGCTGGGCTCCGGCTTCTGCGCCCACGCGGCCCGCGGCGGCAGGACGACGAGGGCGGTAGCGCCCAGGAGCAAGGATCTCGAAAGGACCTTCAACATCGCGCACCCGCCCTTGCTGGAGGTTCTGCGATCGTTCGAAAATGACGGAATCTACCGCGCTCCGGCCGGGAGGGAAGCCCCGCGCGTCCGCATCGGCACGTGGCCCATGATCTTCCGCACCGGCACAGGCTGGCCCGGGGCGAGCCACTCGTCGAAGAAGTTCCAGTTGACGAGTCCGTCGTCGCTCTCGGGCTCGAGCAGGTACGCCGCGAGCCGGCCCAGCGGCTGCGTCAGCCGCACCACGTACGTGCCCGGCGGCAGCGTCGCCCGCTCCGTGCTGTACTCCCCGCGCAGCCGCACCTCGTGGTGGCCCTGGAACGGCCGCGACGCCTTCGTGAGCGACGACGGCGTGAACGTCACCACCTCCGTGGTCAGCGGCTCCACCAGCTCCTCCACCGCGATCCCGTGCTGCAGGAGCTTCTCCACGATCCGCTCCATCCCGGGCTCCCGGGGCAGTACGTACGCCCGCGCCATCGGCACACTGCGCGTCGGCTCGAAAACGGCGTAATCCAGCATCGGGACCACGGCGATGCTGTCCTCGAGCATGACGCGCATCTCCCGCCCGCTGCGCGGGTTCACCTCGTGGCGGACCGCGCCCACCAGGATCGGGACCGGCTCCGGCAACGGCCGGGTCTCGTACTCGACGCCGATCGGCATCTCCGCCGTGCCCTGCGCCGCCTCCACGAACTCCCGATCCAGCCGCGCGGCGAGCTCCATGATCTCGCGGCCGTGGGCGTCCACGTAGCGCAGGATCTCCTCGACGAACGCCTCCGTCACCGCGACACGATCACGGAAATGGAGGTAGCTGTACGCCTCGGACAGGATCGTCAGCCGGTTCCGGAAACCGACGTAGTTCTGCCCGGCCCGTGGACGGTGGTCGAACGCGAACCAGACCCGCTGCTCCGGCTGCCCCGGAGCCGGTGCGCGGTTCACGAAGTTGCCGTAGAAATACGACCGGAAGCCGTGCCTCTCGAGCAGCGCCTGGGCGATCTCCGGCATCATCCGGTTGCGGTGGTAGTCCAGCAGCTCCGCGGGCAGCGTCAGGTTCAGCGGGATGGAGTACGTGAGGTGGTAGCCGTGGTACGAGCCGTTGGTCGTGTGCAGGTCCACCACCAGATGCGGATCCCAATCGGTGTACGCCCGCACCAGCGCCCGCGCCTCGGCGGACTCCAACTTCATGTAGTCGCGGTTCAGGTCCAGCCCGTTCGCATTCTCGCGCCGACCCACGCCCGCGATCGGGCCGTATTGCGCCGTGCGGTTCATCACGTCGATGGCCTCGTTGCCATCGACGTTGTAGATCGGCGCGACCAGGATCACGAGGCGATCCAGCAGCGGCCGCAGGTCGCCGAGCGCGAGCCGCCGCATCATCATCTGCATCGCCTCCTTCCCCTCCACCTCCCCGCCGTGGATGTTCGCTTGCACGAAGACCACCGGACGGCCCAACGCCCGCGCGTCCGCGGGGCTCGAGACCGGCGGGTTCGACAGCGTAACCAGCAGCAGGGGCCTGCCCTGCTCCGACGTGCCGAACGTGCTCACGCGCACCAGGTCCGACCGCGCCGCCAGCGCGTCCAGGAACCGCTGGACGTCCTCCAGCCGGCTCGTTTCCACGTAATCCGTCCGCTCCGCCCGCGTGGTCAGCGCGGGGTCCACCTGCTGCGCCTCGAGCGGAGCCGGCGCCGTCGGCGCGAGCGCCAGCATCGCCAGTGCCATCGCCCTCCAGGACCGCCTCATCATGTTCATGCCCTCGCACGTGATCAGGGCCGCCAGCGGTGTCCACCGCCGCACCTCACCGCCCCGCGGAGAATCTGATGGGCATCCGCACCCAGATCGGCACGGGCTCGCCCCGACGGTTCAGCGCCGGCTCGAACCGCATGGCCCAGCCGGTCTGCACGGCGCTGGAGTCCAGCGCCTCGATTCCGGTGCTCACCGACAGCCGTACCTCGCGCGGGACGCCGTTCTCGGGAACGAACGCGCAGACCTCCGCGCCTCCGCGCGCCTCGACCGCGCACTGTACGGCCTGTAGAGTATGAACGCCATCCCTGTGAGGAACTCTTCGTTGATGAGGATCGGCGGCTTCGTGTAGCGCTCATTCTCCGCGCTGTCCGGCTGCGCCTCCGGGCCCGCGGGCGCGCTCGCCGCCACCGCGCCCTCCGCCGACCGGAAGCCGCATCATCCGAGCCGTCTCCCGCCGAAGAGGCCGGCGAATCCCGCACACGCGCCCGTGACGAGCAGCGTTGCGCCCAGCACCAGCCAGGCCAGGGAACGCTGCCTCCGATACGCTCGGCGCCAGGGGCTTCGTCGCTCCATGCCTCGCCCTCCCATCCAGGAGATACACCTGGAATCGGGCGGCTCGCCGGCGGCCGTGGTCCTACCCCGCCACGCGCCTCCGTGCTCCCCGGGCCGCGGCGAGCTCCGGAATCGCCCCCCCTCGGTCCGCGCCCGCCTGTCCGCGCCTCACCGCTCCCACGGGAACCGGCCCCGCGGCTCGCCGCCCACCTCGTCCATGGTCAGCGCATCGTAGAGCCGGCCGTTCACCATCACGTAGCGGATCGAGGTCGAGTTCCGGACGTCCTCGAGCGGGTTCTTCTCCAGCACGACCAGGTCCGCGAGCTTGCCGGGCTCGATGGAGCCGAGGTCGCGGTCCATGCCGAGGTACGCCGCGCCGTTCAGCGTCGCCGCGCGCAGCACTTCGTGCGGCGTCATTCCGCCCTGCGCGAGCATCCACATCTCCCAGTGCGCGCCCAGCCCGTCGAGCTGGCCGTGCGCGCCGAGCTGCACTCGCCCGCCCGCGTCCAGGATCGCCTTCGCCGCCCGCGAGACCTCCTGGTAGAAGTAGTCGTCCTCGGCCGCCATCACCCGCCGCCGCGAACGGGCCACCACCTCGTCCGCCGGCACGAACCGCAGCAGTCGCTCGTTCTCCCAAACGTTCGTGTGCTGGTACCAGTAGTACTCGCCAGAGAGGCCGCCGAAATTCACGATCAGCGTGGGCGTGTAACCCGAGCTGGACCGGGCGATCACCTCGATCACGTCGCGATACAGCGGCGCCACCGGGATGTTGTGCTCGATCCCCGTGTGCCCGTCCAGGACGTGCGTGATGTTCCAGTAGAACGTCGAGCTGCCCTCGGGAACGACCATCATCCCGAGCTCCCTCGCGGCCTCGACGATCTGCTGCCGCTGGTCCCGCCGCGGCTGGATGTAGCTCTTCACGGTGAACGCGCCGACCGCCTTCATGCGCCGCAGGTGGGCGAGCGCGTCCTCGTAGCTCTGGATCTCCGCGCGCAACGGCCCCTCCGCGCCGTACAGGATCGTGCCGGTCGAGAAGAGCCGCGGACCCACGAGCTTGCCCGCGCGGATCAACTCCGCGTTCGAGAACACCATCTCGGTGTTCGACGACGGGTCGTGCAGCGTCGTCACGCCGAAGGCGAGGTTGGCGTAGTAGGGCCAGTGGGTCTGGGGCGTGATCCCGGTGCTGCCCGTGCTCACGTGCGCGTGCACATCGACGATGCCGGGGATGATCGTGTGCCCGCTGACGTCGATGCGCCGCGCGTGCGCCGGCACCTCCACCTGCGCGGACGGGCCGACCGCAGTGATGCGGTTCCGCTCGACCACGATCGTCGCATCCCGGAGCACCTCGTCGCCGCGCATGGTGATGACCGTGGCGCCGACCAGCGCGATGGCGCCATCCGGCCTGTCCGAGGCCGCCCTGAACCCGATGAACCGCCCGGCCGTGTCCGCCGGCGCCGGGGCCTCGGCGGCATCCAAAGCCTCGCCGGGCTCAGCCGCTTTCTCTCCCCCCGCCCTCACCCCGGCCCGCGCAGCCGTGGCCACGGGACGCGCCTGCCGCAGGAACTCGAAGGCCTCCTCGAGCCGGCGCTCGTAGAGATACGGTCCCAGCGACCAGTACACGCGATCGCTCGACGGCGACCAGTGCAGGTACAGCCCCGCGTCCCGCGTGAGCCGCGTCACGGGGTACGCGTTCGCGCCCGGCCCGATGCTGACCGGCTGGCCGGTGTGCGGCAACGGCGCGAGGTACGCGTGGTACCGCTCGACCCACGCGACGTAGCGCTCATCCGGCGAGGGCACGATCTGCGTGGCGTTCTGCGAGAGCAGGTGCACGCGCCGGTCGGCGCCGTGCACCGTCACGCTGACCAGCGCCACCTGCCCGTCCTCCCGCGAGGTCAGGAAGATCCGATCACCCGTGCGGTTGAACCGCGGGTTCGTCCCCTCCGCCGTGACGAACACAGAGGGGCCACCCGTCACTGGCACCCGGTAGACCCCGGTCTCCCGCGAGTACAGCCGGCCGCGGAACGCGTCGCCGCCGATGCGCCGGTAGACGACCTGCCGGCCATCCGGCGAGAACGACGGCTCCACGTAGTGGCCGGGCCGGTCCGTGAGCGTGCGGCCGCCGCGACCGTCCACGCGCACGACGCGCACCGCTCCCAGCGCCTCGTCGTTCCACGTCACGTAGACGATGGAGCGTCCGTCCGGCGACCACGAGGGATAGAGCTCCCAGTTGGTGTCGTCGTTCGTGAGGCGACGCGGCTTGCCTTCGGGCAACGGCCGGATCCAGAGCTTGCCCAGCGCTGTGTAGACGACGCTCTTCCCATCCGGCGCCACGCTCACCCAACGCAGCATCCGGACGTCGAAGCTGTCCGGCGCCACCTCGACGGGGAACCGCACGGCCTCGGTGATGGTCTGTCGCACGCGCGCGCGGAAGGGGATCTGCACCGCCTCGCCCGTGTCCACGGCCACCTTCCAGATCTTTCCCTTTGCCCAGATCACGATGTGCCGGCCGTCGGGCGTCCAGGAGAAGTGCGGGTAGACGCCGAAGATCGCCCACGCCTCCTGCTGGTCGTGGTCGAGCTGGTCGAACAGCGCGCGCTCGCGGCCGCTCTCGATGTCCTGGAGGAACAGCACGCTCTTCGGTCCCACGCGGCGCACGAACGCCAGCGTGCGGCCATCCGGCGAGACCTCGGGCCGCACCGCGCCGCCGGTCCCACGGATCCACGTTTCCGTGCGTCCGGTCTCCAGATCCAGCCGCTGGATCGCGTAGATCCCCGGGTGCGGGTCGCGGTTGTACTGGAAGCCGCCGCCCGGCGAGATGTCTTCGCTGTAGTACAGGTAGCGCCCGTCGGGCGAGAGCGCCGGCTCGCCCGCGTTCTGCTCCCAGTTGCGCCGCTTGGTGAGTTGGAGCCCGCTGCCGCCGCCGATGTGATACATCCACATCT
This region includes:
- a CDS encoding peptidase, with amino-acid sequence MRTPTRPSVRARAALIAPALFAVLHAPLAAQDRLRTMPGYERYRAMAAEIPRSVKLGALNVTWAEDGRSFEYVWEGTLYRYDVEARRATAIGTPQQPSPLGRRPRPERGRQYESAESPDGRYQAFYRDRNVWIRDLVEGNEFAVTTDGDEKTRVKYGTASWVYGEELRQTTAMWWSPSSRKLAFYRFDESGIQDYYLQLDQTQIQSRMDIEAYPKAGTPNPIVDVLVYDLGTRKTVRLDVRDGKPFSDDVVGHYVYGIEWTPDGREVLIRRTNRRQNAMELAACDPETTKCRVVVREEWPASWVENSPTMRFLADGKRFIWASERTGFRNYYLYDLSGKLLATLTNHPFEVGPIVMVDEKGGFLWYMARSGDNHMKLQLHRVRLDGRGDRRLTDPRFHHTVMVAPDGRHFVDVAQTHDTPPVTRLMDANGKVVAELAKSDMTKFEQLGLHRVELFTFTAADGVTELHGMLHRPSNFDPNRKWPVLVSVYAGPGTNGARETFMLPDPLTEFGFLVVTLDARSAGGRGKRFLDAIYQKLGQVEIDDLAAGVKALRERPYVDGDRVGIFGTSYGGYAAAMALVRYPDVFHAASASSPVTDWRNYDTIYTERYMWTPQGNPEGYEAGSVMKYVDRLRGRLMIYYGTADNNVHPSNAMQLIDALQRAGKSFEVQVGPDRGHTSINRERMMEFFIENLILGRGGAAAETR
- a CDS encoding peptidase M14, giving the protein MRRWTPLAALITCEGMNMMRRSWRAMALAMLALAPTAPAPLEAQQVDPALTTRAERTDYVETSRLEDVQRFLDALAARSDLVRVSTFGTSEQGRPLLLVTLSNPPVSSPADARALGRPVVFVQANIHGGEVEGKEAMQMMMRRLALGDLRPLLDRLVILVAPIYNVDGNEAIDVMNRTAQYGPIAGVGRRENANGLDLNRDYMKLESAEARALVRAYTDWDPHLVVDLHTTNGSYHGYHLTYSIPLNLTLPAELLDYHRNRMMPEIAQALLERHGFRSYFYGNFVNRAPAPGQPEQRVWFAFDHRPRAGQNYVGFRNRLTILSEAYSYLHFRDRVAVTEAFVEEILRYVDAHGREIMELAARLDREFVEAAQGTAEMPIGVEYETRPLPEPVPILVGAVRHEVNPRSGREMRVMLEDSIAVVPMLDYAVFEPTRSVPMARAYVLPREPGMERIVEKLLQHGIAVEELVEPLTTEVVTFTPSSLTKASRPFQGHHEVRLRGEYSTERATLPPGTYVVRLTQPLGRLAAYLLEPESDDGLVNWNFFDEWLAPGQPVPVRKIMGHVPMRTRGASLPAGAR
- a CDS encoding amidohydrolase gives rise to the protein MVDVMHRSILAALLVLALPAAASAQREGGAAAATDTKAARWDVSAPHGPVREIEFVTEEGTWMSVSVSPDGRRIAFDLLGDIYVMPIEGGEATQLTSGPAYDVQPRFSPDGRYIAFTSDRDGLDNLWIMEADGSNPRQITKERERQVNSPIWTPDGMYLIGRKHYRNTRSLGAGEMWMYHIGGGSGLQLTKRRNWEQNAGEPALSPDGRYLYYSEDISPGGGFQYNRDPHPGIYAIQRLDLETGRTETWIRGTGGAVRPEVSPDGRTLAFVRRVGPKSVLFLQDIESGRERALFDQLDHDQQEAWAIFGVYPHFSWTPDGRHIVIWAKGKIWKVAVDTGEAVQIPFRARVRQTITEAVRFPVEVAPDSFDVRMLRWVSVAPDGKSVVYTALGKLWIRPLPEGKPRRLTNDDTNWELYPSWSPDGRSIVYVTWNDEALGAVRVVRVDGRGGRTLTDRPGHYVEPSFSPDGRQVVYRRIGGDAFRGRLYSRETGVYRVPVTGGPSVFVTAEGTNPRFNRTGDRIFLTSREDGQVALVSVTVHGADRRVHLLSQNATQIVPSPDERYVAWVERYHAYLAPLPHTGQPVSIGPGANAYPVTRLTRDAGLYLHWSPSSDRVYWSLGPYLYERRLEEAFEFLRQARPVATAARAGVRAGGEKAAEPGEALDAAEAPAPADTAGRFIGFRAASDRPDGAIALVGATVITMRGDEVLRDATIVVERNRITAVGPSAQVEVPAHARRIDVSGHTIIPGIVDVHAHVSTGSTGITPQTHWPYYANLAFGVTTLHDPSSNTEMVFSNAELIRAGKLVGPRLFSTGTILYGAEGPLRAEIQSYEDALAHLRRMKAVGAFTVKSYIQPRRDQRQQIVEAARELGMMVVPEGSSTFYWNITHVLDGHTGIEHNIPVAPLYRDVIEVIARSSSGYTPTLIVNFGGLSGEYYWYQHTNVWENERLLRFVPADEVVARSRRRVMAAEDDYFYQEVSRAAKAILDAGGRVQLGAHGQLDGLGAHWEMWMLAQGGMTPHEVLRAATLNGAAYLGMDRDLGSIEPGKLADLVVLEKNPLEDVRNSTSIRYVMVNGRLYDALTMDEVGGEPRGRFPWER